Proteins encoded by one window of Candidatus Zixiibacteriota bacterium:
- a CDS encoding tryptophan-rich sensory protein, with protein sequence MMTAQESAPAPRTQPRRRAVDILGLLGWLILVFAVSFAASRYMPGEWYARLHKPSWTPPNWMFPVVWTLLYAAMAAAAWLVWRRDGFAGARAALVLFLAQLALNGVWTYLFFGRQWVGLALVDILALLAAVIITMVLFRKHDRRAGYLLAPYIVWLAYASTLNLGVLVLN encoded by the coding sequence ATGATGACTGCCCAGGAAAGCGCCCCCGCTCCCCGAACTCAGCCCCGCCGGCGGGCGGTTGATATCCTCGGGTTGCTGGGATGGTTGATCCTCGTGTTCGCGGTGTCGTTCGCCGCCTCCCGGTACATGCCGGGCGAGTGGTACGCCCGACTGCACAAACCGTCGTGGACTCCCCCGAACTGGATGTTCCCGGTGGTGTGGACGCTGCTGTATGCGGCGATGGCGGCGGCGGCCTGGCTGGTGTGGCGGCGCGATGGTTTCGCCGGGGCGCGGGCGGCGCTCGTCCTCTTCCTGGCGCAACTGGCGCTCAACGGCGTCTGGACCTACCTCTTTTTCGGCCGGCAGTGGGTGGGGTTGGCGCTGGTCGACATCCTGGCGCTGCTCGCCGCCGTGATCATCACCATGGTCCTCTTCCGCAAACACGATCGCCGGGCCGGGTATCTGCTCGCCCCCTATATCGTCTGGCTGGCCTACGCCTCGACCCTTAATCTCGGCGTTCTCGTTCTCAACTGA
- a CDS encoding cytidylate kinase-like family protein, whose translation MTSVEALINRQFMRWEREQLRRQEQEPPAAAVPPIITVSRQTGSRGSYFASRLALALDYQRIHREVIDAVCASSGYCRRIVESLDERYRSNLELLIESALSGTGIDRSDFTRQLYRVVLSIARLGGVVLIGRGANFILGPRHGFHVRFIAPRERRVRNLVAYKGTTMIEASEMIDLSDRRRREFVRKIFGAEIDDPSYYDMIINADCIDIEELVEAVAIAYRGKCSKLANLGNDIP comes from the coding sequence ATGACCTCAGTAGAAGCGCTTATCAATCGGCAATTCATGCGGTGGGAGCGCGAGCAACTTCGACGGCAGGAGCAGGAACCTCCGGCAGCCGCCGTGCCGCCGATTATCACGGTGTCGCGGCAGACGGGGTCGCGCGGGTCCTACTTCGCCTCCCGGCTGGCGCTGGCCCTGGACTACCAGCGCATCCATCGCGAGGTTATCGATGCCGTCTGCGCCTCATCGGGCTACTGCCGAAGAATCGTGGAGTCGCTGGATGAGAGGTACCGGTCAAATCTGGAGTTGCTGATCGAGTCGGCGTTGAGCGGGACGGGGATCGACCGCTCGGATTTCACCCGCCAACTCTACCGGGTGGTGCTGTCGATAGCCCGGCTGGGAGGGGTTGTGCTGATCGGCCGGGGGGCCAACTTTATTCTGGGGCCGCGGCACGGATTCCACGTGCGGTTCATCGCGCCGCGCGAGCGGCGGGTCCGAAATCTGGTCGCCTACAAAGGGACCACCATGATCGAAGCATCGGAGATGATCGACCTGTCGGACCGGCGGCGGCGCGAGTTCGTGCGCAAGATTTTCGGGGCCGAAATCGATGATCCGAGTTACTACGACATGATCATCAACGCCGACTGCATCGACATCGAGGAGTTGGTGGAGGCAGTCGCGATCGCCTACCGGGGGAAGTGCAGCAAGCTGGCCAACCTGGGCAACGACATTCCGTAA
- a CDS encoding cytochrome c3 family protein, whose protein sequence is MKTFSRAAFLIVPLLLGLVLAPAASAVKTCYDCHQKQKQLYTSRKFIHQPTKEENCESCHKRHGFAQTLVLTATTNDLCYSCHADLKAEFDKASVHFPVSDGKCWDCHDPHASDKKGLLRAAPEGLDDPSACFMCHKAELDSSLHAAVPHPPFNELECTRCHAPHASEHTGLLTAPANDLCGSCHSPADSRMTAAHGARHVAGLACTECHSGHAAGRKGLLSDRTHEPFASGDCETCHSLPDDRGRVAFAEGVSPSDGCVTCHSDVAEKANLAHPHAAMTGDNCTDCHRPHSSRFGSLLTAPQEELCGQCHSEVLTGKGLTPHLPAVLGQCSSCHEVHGSANAALLARSEADLCLSCHSDFEAARDSAATVHAAADDCRQCHASHEGKTAAILRKDPSELCADCHAVDDAALGALSGHQPYLTSDCAACHSPHYSTAPHLVRGEGADACVGCHADVQGRLGMTVPHPPAADDCRSCHVPHYGANAPHLLAAHEKDVCATCHDYDDLKVTAAYVHAPARAGDCSGCHNPHGAMQENLVTGRMQRAVVDGRVVSQLPRLTGLSSDLCYTCHDDLAEKFRRPGVHAPVAAGNCDACHAPHGSANPGFVTAPAPELCAACHAVDAGLQAAHDGFALDSANCLDCHNPHISEQPKLVRARLHPPFAEKSCDLCHAKGPNGEAALSGDMASVCSACHEKVGESAGLAHQHPPFAAGECGACHGVHAADYDKMLKAEGGALCTGCHADVRTQMDLAVQHRPFADGQCLDCHRPHASAFTALKNKPAETFCLACHADLEQQIKNGQPHAPVVSGECTACHQPHAGATASLLTVSKENLCGSCHDASAGEMTAAHSGFAVAAADCQNCHEAHAAPKGGGGLLMPRAHAPFTAGQCGSCHVGKQPARLIAPVKTLCLTCHEDFARTLDRPVVHAPVGDDNGCTGCHGPHVGYTGALQKKQGVAVCLTCHNTPEFSGKFKHQAAFEDCRTCHEVHAGDYKRLLSTPDIMELCMTCHADAKETHYHPMGAGVIDPRTKQDLNCVGCHSPHSSEYDKILLGDRDRKLCITCHSLSH, encoded by the coding sequence ATGAAGACATTCTCCCGCGCCGCGTTCCTGATCGTACCGCTATTGCTTGGGCTCGTCCTGGCCCCGGCGGCCTCGGCGGTCAAGACCTGCTACGACTGCCACCAGAAACAGAAGCAGCTCTATACCAGCCGGAAATTCATCCACCAGCCCACCAAAGAGGAGAACTGCGAGTCCTGCCACAAACGCCACGGTTTCGCCCAGACCCTTGTGCTGACTGCGACAACCAACGATCTCTGTTACTCCTGCCACGCCGATCTGAAAGCCGAATTCGACAAGGCCAGCGTCCATTTCCCGGTCTCCGACGGCAAGTGCTGGGACTGCCACGATCCGCACGCTTCCGACAAGAAAGGGCTGCTCCGGGCGGCGCCGGAGGGGCTCGATGATCCGAGCGCCTGTTTCATGTGCCACAAGGCGGAGCTGGACTCGTCGCTTCACGCCGCGGTGCCCCATCCGCCCTTCAACGAACTCGAGTGCACCCGCTGCCACGCGCCCCATGCCTCGGAGCATACTGGTCTCTTGACCGCTCCGGCCAACGACCTCTGCGGATCGTGCCATTCCCCGGCCGACAGCCGGATGACGGCGGCCCACGGCGCCCGCCATGTCGCCGGCCTCGCCTGCACCGAATGCCACTCGGGCCACGCCGCCGGGCGCAAGGGACTTCTCTCCGACCGGACCCACGAGCCGTTCGCCTCGGGCGACTGCGAGACCTGCCACAGCCTCCCCGACGATCGGGGCCGGGTGGCCTTCGCGGAGGGCGTGTCGCCCAGCGACGGATGCGTCACCTGCCACTCGGACGTGGCCGAGAAAGCGAACCTCGCCCACCCGCACGCCGCCATGACCGGCGACAACTGCACCGACTGCCACCGCCCGCATTCCTCCCGTTTCGGGAGCCTTCTCACGGCGCCCCAGGAGGAACTGTGCGGCCAATGCCACAGCGAGGTGCTCACGGGCAAGGGGCTCACGCCGCACCTGCCGGCGGTCCTCGGCCAGTGCAGCTCCTGCCACGAGGTCCACGGCTCGGCCAACGCCGCGCTCCTGGCGCGCTCCGAGGCCGATCTCTGCCTGTCCTGTCACAGCGATTTCGAAGCCGCCCGCGATTCGGCCGCGACCGTCCACGCCGCCGCGGACGACTGCCGGCAGTGCCACGCCTCCCACGAGGGCAAGACCGCCGCGATTCTGCGGAAAGATCCCTCCGAGCTGTGCGCCGATTGCCACGCCGTCGACGACGCCGCCCTCGGCGCGCTCTCCGGCCACCAGCCCTACCTCACCTCCGACTGCGCCGCCTGCCACAGTCCGCACTACTCGACGGCGCCGCACCTGGTGCGGGGCGAGGGGGCGGACGCCTGCGTGGGCTGCCACGCCGACGTGCAGGGCCGGCTGGGCATGACCGTGCCGCATCCCCCGGCCGCCGACGACTGCCGGAGCTGCCATGTCCCGCACTACGGCGCCAATGCTCCCCATCTGCTGGCGGCGCACGAGAAGGACGTGTGCGCGACCTGCCACGACTACGATGATCTGAAAGTAACCGCCGCGTATGTCCACGCGCCGGCTCGCGCGGGCGACTGCAGCGGCTGCCACAACCCCCACGGCGCCATGCAGGAGAACCTCGTGACCGGGCGCATGCAGCGGGCCGTGGTCGACGGCCGCGTCGTCTCGCAGCTGCCGCGCCTGACCGGCCTCAGCTCCGACCTGTGTTACACGTGCCATGACGACCTCGCGGAGAAATTCCGCCGGCCCGGCGTGCACGCTCCGGTGGCCGCCGGGAACTGCGACGCCTGCCATGCGCCGCACGGTTCCGCCAATCCGGGATTCGTCACCGCCCCCGCCCCTGAGCTGTGCGCCGCGTGCCATGCGGTCGATGCCGGCCTGCAGGCGGCTCACGACGGTTTCGCGCTCGACTCCGCCAATTGCCTCGACTGCCACAACCCCCACATCTCCGAACAGCCCAAACTCGTCCGCGCGCGGCTCCATCCCCCGTTTGCGGAGAAGAGCTGCGATCTGTGCCACGCGAAGGGGCCGAACGGGGAAGCGGCGCTGTCCGGCGACATGGCCTCGGTCTGCTCGGCCTGCCACGAGAAGGTCGGCGAATCCGCCGGCCTGGCCCATCAGCACCCCCCCTTCGCCGCGGGCGAGTGCGGCGCCTGCCACGGCGTCCACGCCGCCGACTACGACAAGATGCTGAAAGCCGAGGGCGGCGCGCTCTGCACCGGCTGCCACGCCGACGTCCGCACGCAGATGGATCTCGCGGTGCAGCACCGGCCGTTTGCCGACGGCCAGTGCCTCGATTGCCACCGCCCGCACGCCTCGGCCTTCACGGCGCTCAAGAACAAGCCGGCGGAGACGTTCTGTCTCGCCTGCCACGCCGACCTCGAGCAGCAGATCAAGAACGGCCAGCCGCACGCCCCGGTGGTGAGCGGCGAATGCACCGCCTGCCACCAGCCCCATGCCGGCGCGACCGCGTCGCTGCTGACCGTTTCGAAAGAGAACCTCTGCGGTTCGTGTCACGACGCCTCGGCGGGGGAGATGACGGCCGCGCATTCGGGTTTTGCGGTCGCGGCGGCCGACTGTCAGAATTGCCACGAGGCGCACGCCGCCCCGAAAGGCGGCGGGGGTCTCCTCATGCCCAGAGCGCACGCCCCCTTCACGGCCGGCCAGTGCGGTTCCTGCCACGTCGGCAAACAGCCCGCCCGGCTTATCGCGCCGGTCAAGACGCTGTGCCTGACCTGCCACGAGGATTTTGCCAGGACGCTCGACCGGCCGGTCGTGCACGCGCCGGTCGGCGACGACAACGGCTGCACCGGCTGCCACGGTCCACACGTCGGCTACACCGGCGCGCTGCAGAAAAAGCAGGGCGTGGCCGTCTGCCTGACCTGCCACAACACGCCGGAGTTCAGCGGGAAGTTCAAACACCAGGCGGCTTTCGAAGACTGCCGCACCTGCCATGAGGTCCACGCCGGCGACTACAAGCGCCTCCTCTCGACCCCCGACATCATGGAGCTGTGCATGACCTGCCACGCCGACGCGAAAGAGACGCACTACCACCCGATGGGCGCCGGCGTCATCGACCCGCGGACCAAGCAGGATCTCAATTGTGTCGGCTGCCATTCGCCGCACTCCTCGGAGTACGACAAGATCCTCCTCGGCGATCGCGACCGGAAACTCTGTATCACCTGCCACAGCCTCTCGCATTGA
- a CDS encoding NAD(P)/FAD-dependent oxidoreductase has translation MANHKDRSDRRRLRLGVVGGGAAGLFAAIAAAETGRPGEVIVWEATGAPLDKVRLSGGGRCNVTHRCFEPADLVKNYPRGERELRGPFARFQPRDMIAWLEGRGVRLKAEADGRVFPASDDSGAVVACLLREAERAGVRIRLGSRVREAAPAGRDTDDAPLFDVIAGDGSREQCDRLLIAAGGGRPGHALAQALGHTIVPPVPSLFTFTVPDLRLQGLAGVSFESVQLRLAVGGERFEQSGPMLITHWGLSGPAVIRLSAWAARPLHESRYRAELVVNFVPGSTAEQVYRGMTAHKQAHGKRLAHGDSPVSLPSRYWSRIAAAVGIPPETAWAAVTREHMAVLAEQVTETHLAVAGRGIFKEEFVTCGGVALGEVDFRTMESRLRQGLYFAGEVLDIDGLTGGFNLQSAWTTGWIAGRSMAGVK, from the coding sequence GTGGCGAATCACAAGGACAGATCCGACCGGCGCCGGCTGCGGCTGGGGGTTGTCGGCGGAGGGGCGGCCGGCCTCTTTGCGGCGATCGCGGCCGCCGAAACCGGCCGGCCCGGCGAGGTGATCGTGTGGGAGGCGACCGGCGCGCCGCTCGACAAGGTCCGCCTGTCGGGAGGCGGACGGTGCAACGTCACGCACCGTTGTTTCGAGCCCGCGGATTTGGTGAAGAACTACCCGCGCGGGGAGCGCGAGCTGCGCGGGCCGTTCGCGCGGTTCCAGCCGCGCGACATGATCGCCTGGCTCGAGGGCCGGGGGGTGCGCCTGAAGGCGGAGGCGGACGGGCGAGTATTTCCGGCGAGCGATGATTCGGGCGCGGTGGTCGCCTGCCTGCTGCGCGAGGCGGAGCGAGCCGGCGTGCGGATACGGCTGGGGTCGCGTGTGCGCGAGGCGGCGCCGGCGGGAAGGGACACCGACGATGCGCCGCTGTTCGATGTCATCGCGGGCGACGGGAGCCGCGAGCAATGCGACCGCCTGCTGATCGCCGCCGGCGGCGGTCGGCCGGGGCACGCGCTGGCTCAGGCGCTCGGCCACACCATTGTTCCCCCCGTGCCGTCGCTGTTCACCTTCACCGTTCCCGACCTGCGCCTGCAGGGGCTGGCGGGAGTCAGTTTCGAATCCGTGCAGTTGCGGCTCGCAGTGGGAGGGGAACGGTTCGAACAGAGCGGACCGATGCTCATTACCCATTGGGGGCTGAGCGGGCCGGCTGTGATCCGGCTCTCCGCGTGGGCGGCGCGTCCGCTTCACGAGAGCCGTTACCGCGCGGAACTGGTGGTCAATTTCGTCCCCGGTTCCACGGCCGAACAGGTCTACCGCGGTATGACAGCGCACAAGCAGGCGCACGGCAAGCGGCTGGCGCACGGCGACAGCCCCGTCTCGCTCCCCTCGCGCTACTGGAGCCGGATCGCGGCCGCAGTCGGGATCCCGCCGGAGACCGCGTGGGCGGCCGTCACGCGGGAGCACATGGCGGTCCTCGCCGAGCAGGTGACAGAGACGCATCTGGCCGTGGCCGGGCGGGGGATTTTCAAAGAGGAATTCGTCACCTGCGGCGGGGTGGCGCTGGGGGAGGTCGATTTCCGGACGATGGAGAGCCGGTTGCGGCAGGGGCTGTATTTCGCCGGGGAGGTGCTCGATATCGACGGTCTCACGGGGGGGTTCAATCTCCAGAGCGCCTGGACCACCGGCTGGATCGCCGGCCGGAGCATGGCGGGGGTGAAGTAG
- a CDS encoding TolC family protein gives MVLLCAIAAVLSVAAPAGSVTVRLGYFEAGEHPLHYVLRDEFIRQLENMAPADTQFVFIPNGYRSASWIRDSSRVMAASLARQGGIDILVAIGPWVVEDLLAAGYAGPILGVRQIDPFGAGLIDSGGRPAAPNLTVQDMPGKIEDDIGVLRAIAPVKKLGVLWFDTGPERDSIIARAERLGAQAGFETVTADGYDVNGTYAFFKAFSALPPDIDGLYIGPTWGMTVTEAADFFRMVMGRKVPLMTWEGRYQVTRGAFATNYAYGLVSEAHFQALKALRIARGERPADLPVRFRGGSALALSGPAIRRLELQVPAEALLSGELIDDEPPPATEWYTLADAVGRALRSNPSYLATYDAIEAAVQGARAAGAGYLPQVSVEGQAGVVDHHTTHNTVEPLGRQQARASLVLDQTIFSPALLKARKAAGQQERVAAAAQRQARLDLELAVETACLGYLQALDEQRVERRYRELVERTLEYAAAEFYLRDEREPDLSRWQDERNDAITRVLEAENNVYTGRVLLNLLFNLPPERPVALDTNLVTARQVVGADYEALSPLAVQPDRRQQFESYLVDQARAASPTLAGEDARLEVQRTRVDEATARRWPTLDLRAAFNIADEIDDDRGIIDERTDTWSVFGRMKLPLYLGGAVGKERARLKASLSEMEYRRDARLLEVMANIRRETGRLITNIAALTRHGRSVELALHAMGLIINDYEAGKRDMTALLEAYRHARTAELTAIGTRYEYLRAMARLVHTVGWSPSENLRAFPEEFRERAREGLAPAGQ, from the coding sequence ATGGTTCTTCTGTGTGCGATCGCGGCGGTTCTGTCTGTGGCCGCGCCGGCCGGGTCGGTCACTGTCCGCCTGGGCTATTTCGAGGCGGGGGAACACCCCCTGCACTATGTGCTTCGCGACGAATTCATCCGCCAGCTGGAGAACATGGCCCCGGCCGACACGCAGTTCGTATTCATTCCGAACGGCTACCGGTCGGCCTCGTGGATACGGGACAGCAGCCGGGTGATGGCGGCGAGCCTGGCGCGCCAGGGGGGGATTGACATACTGGTGGCGATCGGACCGTGGGTGGTCGAGGACCTTCTCGCGGCCGGCTACGCGGGGCCGATTCTCGGGGTGCGACAGATCGATCCGTTCGGCGCCGGGCTGATCGACTCCGGCGGGCGGCCCGCGGCGCCCAACCTGACGGTGCAGGACATGCCGGGGAAGATCGAGGACGATATCGGCGTGCTGCGGGCGATCGCGCCGGTGAAGAAGCTCGGAGTGCTGTGGTTCGACACGGGGCCGGAGCGGGATTCGATCATCGCGCGGGCGGAGCGGCTGGGCGCACAGGCCGGGTTCGAAACGGTGACGGCGGACGGCTACGACGTGAACGGTACCTATGCCTTCTTCAAGGCGTTTTCCGCGCTGCCGCCGGATATCGACGGTCTGTATATCGGGCCGACCTGGGGAATGACCGTCACCGAGGCCGCCGATTTCTTCCGCATGGTGATGGGCCGGAAAGTCCCCCTCATGACGTGGGAGGGGCGGTACCAGGTCACGCGGGGGGCGTTCGCGACCAACTACGCCTATGGGCTGGTTTCGGAGGCGCATTTCCAGGCGCTCAAGGCGCTGCGGATCGCGCGCGGCGAGCGGCCGGCCGATCTCCCGGTCCGGTTCCGGGGCGGGTCGGCGCTGGCGCTCAGCGGTCCGGCGATCCGGCGGCTCGAACTGCAGGTGCCGGCCGAGGCGCTGCTGTCGGGCGAACTGATCGACGACGAACCGCCGCCGGCGACCGAATGGTACACGCTGGCCGATGCGGTGGGGCGGGCCCTGCGGAGCAATCCGTCCTACCTGGCGACCTACGATGCGATCGAGGCGGCGGTGCAGGGCGCCCGGGCGGCCGGGGCCGGGTACCTTCCGCAGGTGTCAGTCGAGGGGCAGGCCGGGGTGGTCGATCACCACACCACCCACAACACGGTCGAACCGCTGGGGCGGCAACAGGCGCGCGCTTCGCTGGTACTCGACCAGACGATCTTCTCGCCGGCGCTGCTGAAGGCGCGGAAAGCGGCGGGGCAGCAGGAACGGGTGGCCGCCGCGGCCCAGCGCCAGGCGCGCCTCGATCTGGAACTCGCGGTCGAAACCGCCTGCCTCGGATACTTGCAGGCGCTCGACGAGCAGCGGGTGGAGCGGCGCTACCGGGAGCTGGTCGAGCGGACGCTCGAGTATGCGGCGGCCGAGTTCTACCTTCGGGATGAACGCGAGCCCGACCTGTCGCGCTGGCAGGACGAGCGCAACGACGCCATCACGCGGGTGCTGGAGGCGGAGAACAACGTGTACACCGGCCGCGTGCTATTGAATCTGCTGTTCAACCTTCCGCCGGAGCGGCCGGTGGCGCTGGACACGAACCTGGTGACGGCCCGGCAGGTGGTGGGCGCCGATTACGAGGCCCTCTCCCCGCTGGCGGTTCAGCCGGACCGGCGGCAGCAGTTCGAATCATACCTCGTCGATCAGGCGCGGGCGGCCAGCCCGACGCTGGCCGGCGAGGATGCCCGGCTGGAGGTGCAGCGGACGCGGGTGGACGAGGCGACGGCCAGGCGATGGCCGACGCTTGATCTGCGGGCGGCGTTCAATATCGCCGACGAGATCGACGACGATCGGGGGATCATCGACGAGCGCACCGACACCTGGTCGGTGTTCGGGCGGATGAAACTGCCGCTGTATCTCGGCGGGGCGGTGGGGAAGGAACGGGCGCGGCTCAAAGCGAGCCTGAGCGAGATGGAGTATCGGCGGGATGCGCGGCTGCTGGAGGTCATGGCGAACATCCGGCGCGAGACCGGACGGTTGATCACGAATATTGCCGCGCTCACCCGCCACGGGCGGTCGGTTGAACTGGCGCTCCACGCCATGGGGCTGATCATCAACGACTACGAGGCGGGAAAACGGGATATGACGGCGTTGCTGGAGGCCTACCGCCACGCCCGCACCGCCGAGCTGACCGCTATCGGGACGCGCTATGAGTATCTGCGGGCGATGGCGCGGCTCGTCCACACCGTGGGCTGGTCCCCCTCGGAGAACCTGCGGGCTTTTCCCGAGGAGTTCCGGGAGCGGGCGCGGGAGGGACTGGCGCCGGCGGGGCAGTAG
- a CDS encoding PEP-CTERM sorting domain-containing protein — MKVSHDTHSNPMKWVIAVIIFVIVLTVAFDDVFGVWIPQSDNEESVGAVESPDVHGDAKVYSDEPPPQVPEPGTLILLGAGLAAMRLLRPKKA; from the coding sequence ATGAAAGTTTCTCACGACACGCACAGCAATCCAATGAAATGGGTCATCGCCGTTATCATATTCGTCATCGTGCTCACGGTGGCTTTTGACGATGTCTTCGGCGTCTGGATTCCTCAGAGCGACAACGAGGAGTCGGTCGGCGCCGTCGAATCGCCCGACGTGCATGGAGACGCCAAGGTCTACAGCGATGAACCTCCGCCGCAGGTCCCCGAGCCGGGAACGCTCATCCTGCTGGGCGCCGGCCTGGCAGCCATGCGCCTGCTGCGGCCCAAAAAAGCATAA
- a CDS encoding exo-alpha-sialidase, with the protein MRQTICPSTALHPLGAPPGRKLLRVSSGPHAGREAVLFQAAPGEIACAWADRPYAGWSPPAAVTAQAEDSPFDAAIMPDGTIHLVYTEAGTGYLAARKLTLTGGAWVPGPPVTVVDRPIARYPSLAILPDGALWVCWTGIESGTHRLFAKSSSDGGTTWGAGPSDPGESLTLGASSAFGRLAVGPSDLYAAYTNGGMQLCVRSRPLGGGAWGTSTNLAAGENFDEHFDVAAGVDGRLGVVWDNGALRYREFDGDQWAPTVVLDGAGGSWPQLVFIDFAPLVVYLSESGAGQAMPLYTTRQGGAFVAPAALDGRAAPFAAVALYDTVSASWANLTAEATGTAPADIAHPVSGALLAHAGDALYLGMEERFRFAKVRLSSAGAGGSTVCSYWDGSAWAAITPASGPYNFDVLEHDLLLWNDYNTVPVDWQKKPVAGAVHFWVKIEALADFAAAPVGSQITAVSRVTALTVRR; encoded by the coding sequence ATGCGCCAGACTATCTGTCCTTCCACCGCCCTCCACCCGCTCGGCGCTCCGCCGGGGCGGAAACTGCTGCGCGTTTCGTCCGGCCCGCACGCCGGGCGGGAGGCGGTGCTCTTCCAGGCCGCCCCGGGCGAGATCGCCTGCGCCTGGGCCGACCGCCCCTACGCCGGCTGGTCGCCGCCCGCCGCCGTCACCGCCCAGGCCGAGGACTCTCCGTTCGACGCGGCGATCATGCCGGACGGGACGATTCACCTCGTGTACACCGAGGCAGGCACCGGGTATCTCGCCGCAAGGAAGCTCACGCTCACCGGCGGAGCGTGGGTCCCCGGTCCCCCGGTCACAGTCGTCGACCGGCCGATCGCCCGCTACCCGAGCCTCGCGATCCTCCCCGACGGCGCGCTCTGGGTCTGTTGGACGGGGATCGAGAGCGGTACCCACCGGTTGTTTGCGAAGTCCTCGAGCGATGGCGGGACAACCTGGGGCGCCGGTCCGTCTGACCCGGGGGAGTCGCTCACGCTGGGAGCATCCTCGGCCTTTGGCCGGCTGGCCGTCGGACCGAGCGACCTGTACGCGGCGTACACCAACGGCGGCATGCAGCTGTGCGTGCGGTCGCGGCCGCTCGGCGGCGGCGCCTGGGGCACGAGCACCAACCTCGCCGCCGGCGAGAACTTCGACGAGCACTTCGACGTCGCCGCCGGCGTCGACGGCCGGCTCGGTGTCGTCTGGGACAACGGCGCGCTCCGCTACCGGGAGTTCGACGGCGACCAGTGGGCGCCGACGGTCGTGCTCGACGGCGCGGGGGGATCGTGGCCGCAACTGGTCTTCATCGATTTCGCTCCGCTGGTGGTGTACCTCTCGGAGAGCGGAGCGGGCCAGGCGATGCCGCTGTATACGACCCGGCAGGGCGGCGCCTTCGTCGCGCCGGCGGCGCTCGATGGCCGCGCCGCCCCCTTCGCCGCCGTCGCCCTGTACGACACGGTGAGCGCCTCGTGGGCGAACCTCACCGCCGAGGCTACCGGGACCGCGCCCGCCGATATCGCCCATCCGGTCTCGGGCGCCCTGCTTGCCCACGCGGGCGACGCCCTCTACCTCGGCATGGAGGAGCGCTTCCGCTTCGCGAAAGTGCGGCTGTCCTCCGCCGGGGCGGGAGGCAGCACCGTCTGCAGCTACTGGGACGGTTCCGCGTGGGCGGCCATCACGCCCGCCTCCGGCCCGTACAACTTCGACGTACTCGAGCACGACCTGCTCCTGTGGAACGACTACAACACCGTGCCGGTCGACTGGCAGAAGAAGCCGGTCGCGGGCGCGGTACACTTCTGGGTGAAAATCGAGGCGCTCGCCGATTTTGCAGCCGCCCCGGTGGGCAGCCAGATCACCGCCGTCTCCCGCGTGACTGCCCTCACGGTGAGGAGGTGA